GCCGATCCTTCCCCTGAGCTGATGAAGTTGACTCAGGCCGAACCTGTCGGCATGCACTACCACAATAACCGTTGCCTCGGGAACATCGAGCCCTACTTCAACAACAGTAGTACTTACAAGAACCGAAATCTCACCGGAAACGAACCTGTCCGTAACAGCAAGCTTGTCCTCCGGCTTCATTGCCCCTGTAAGCAGCCCAATTCCAAAATTTCCAAGAGGGCCACGCTTCAGTATTTCAAATGAAGTAGTGGCATCTTTCAGATCCAGTTCCTCAGAGACTTCCCTGAGAGGATAAACAATATAAGCCCTCTCCCTTTTGCCAAGCCTGCCCTGCAGAAACTCGTATACTTCATTCCTGTCATCCCGGTTCATAACTCTGGTGGTTGTGCTGCCCCTTCCGGGAGGCATTTCATCCAGTACTGTCATATCAAGGTCACCGTAGACGGTCATGGCCAGTGTTCTCGGTATGGGTGTGGCGGACATGAGCATGAAATGAGGGCTTGGTTCGCGGCCGGAAAGCAGTATTTCTCTTTGCTCAACTCCGAATTTGTGCTGCTCATCGATTATGCACAGTCCCATTCCGGGTATAACTACCCTGTCCTCAAAAACAGCGTGAGTTCCAATAAGGACATCGAGAGATCCGTCCAGCAGGGATTCAAGCAGAACCTTTCTGTCTGCGGTTTTTGTGCCTCCGGTCAGCAGTCCACATCTAATTCCGACCGGTTCAAGCATACGGCTTACCGTTCTGTAATGCTGTGAGGCCAGCACTTCCGTTGGAGCAACCATCACCGCCTTGTAGCCGGACCTGCAGCATACAGTGCATGCCGCGGCTGCCACAACCGTTTTTCCGGATCCTACATCTCCCTGAAGCAGCCTCCTCATGGGAACGCTCCGCCCTAGATCCGCGGTAATCACTTCAAGAGCTGAATGCTGTGCTCCTGTGAGACTGTAGGGTAAACCACTTACGAATTCCGAAAGGGAGCCATCGGGCGGAATCATACTGATTCCCGTAAGTCTGGATGCTCTGGCCCTTATATGATTCAGAAGAGTCTGATGAATGAAGAGTTCTTCAAGAGCAAGTGTTCTCCGGGCCCGGGAGCCTTCCTCCGGGTCATCCGGGAAATGCACCTTTCGCACGATCTCTCCGCGATTCTTGAAGCCCTTTAACTCAAGAACATCAAGAGGCAGTACTTCGGGCAACGCGGAAGAATATTCTTCAAGCACAGCTTCAAGGAGTTTCCGCATTACCCCCTGAGTGATACCTGCCGTAAGAGGATATATGGGGAGAACAAGCCGGGTATCCGTGGTTTCCTCATCAAGGAACAGCAGT
The DNA window shown above is from Candidatus Aegiribacteria sp. and carries:
- the recG gene encoding ATP-dependent DNA helicase RecG, with amino-acid sequence MLKTDVRYLKGVGPARSRQLSKLGIETVADLLLHVPRGYNDRRLITPIRSLVPGEEANVSGAVVSSGYLKSRKGKRRFEVILRDDTGELKLEFFHFRYIAAKLTTGTRVIASGKIEFFGGMSIVHPELLFLDEETTDTRLVLPIYPLTAGITQGVMRKLLEAVLEEYSSALPEVLPLDVLELKGFKNRGEIVRKVHFPDDPEEGSRARRTLALEELFIHQTLLNHIRARASRLTGISMIPPDGSLSEFVSGLPYSLTGAQHSALEVITADLGRSVPMRRLLQGDVGSGKTVVAAAACTVCCRSGYKAVMVAPTEVLASQHYRTVSRMLEPVGIRCGLLTGGTKTADRKVLLESLLDGSLDVLIGTHAVFEDRVVIPGMGLCIIDEQHKFGVEQREILLSGREPSPHFMLMSATPIPRTLAMTVYGDLDMTVLDEMPPGRGSTTTRVMNRDDRNEVYEFLQGRLGKRERAYIVYPLREVSEELDLKDATTSFEILKRGPLGNFGIGLLTGAMKPEDKLAVTDRFVSGEISVLVSTTVVEVGLDVPEATVIVVVHADRFGLSQLHQLRGRIGRGGRDSWCFLMKDKGCGAEAARRLNILSSTNDGFKIAEQDLKLRGPGEVAGTRQHGVPIFRIASLIDDIDLFLEAANLANRGDISGSIEDEYRWRFGGLDIPEL